The Paenibacillus sp. YPG26 genome includes a window with the following:
- a CDS encoding DUF3048 domain-containing protein, protein MTIRALTKLLLTLSAASILLAGCQSGDTAAPTAPGGTGETPAPVEQPVTTQPAAYFSPLTGEPLEAPMQNRPLAVMINNAPAARPQSGLQSADIVYEVLAEGGITRLVAIYQSAVNTAKIGPVRSIRPYLIDLGESYHGVLVHAGGSTDAYAIIQSLNKEDLDEISNAGAYFWRDKSRKAPHNLYSSGDKLRAAAEKRGYSLLDSEVPAYTFRKEDDVPQGEPASKVEIKFLLDSYHVSYIYNAKTREYERFVGKKAHKDKDSGTQLSAENIVILGADHQILDKVGRLSVDLSSGGKAVMLQRGRVIEGQWIRAKNDVIRFVKDGAEVPFYPGKTYFSIVPNSPGFDSHITITK, encoded by the coding sequence ATGACCATTCGTGCCTTGACCAAGCTGCTTCTAACCTTGTCCGCGGCCTCCATTCTGCTGGCCGGATGCCAGTCAGGCGACACGGCTGCGCCCACAGCGCCTGGGGGAACCGGAGAGACCCCGGCGCCGGTGGAGCAGCCGGTGACCACCCAGCCTGCGGCGTATTTCTCCCCGCTGACCGGGGAACCGCTGGAAGCTCCGATGCAGAACAGGCCTCTGGCCGTGATGATCAACAATGCCCCGGCGGCTCGCCCGCAGTCCGGGCTGCAGAGCGCGGACATCGTGTATGAGGTGCTGGCCGAAGGCGGAATTACCCGGCTCGTCGCCATCTACCAAAGCGCCGTCAATACGGCGAAGATCGGGCCTGTTCGCAGTATCCGGCCCTATCTGATCGACCTCGGCGAGAGCTATCATGGTGTGCTGGTGCATGCGGGCGGCAGCACCGATGCTTACGCCATTATCCAGAGCCTGAATAAAGAGGATCTGGATGAAATCTCGAACGCGGGCGCCTACTTCTGGCGGGACAAGTCCCGCAAGGCTCCGCATAACCTGTATTCCAGCGGAGACAAGCTTAGAGCGGCCGCCGAGAAGCGGGGATATTCACTGCTGGACAGCGAGGTGCCGGCGTATACTTTTCGGAAGGAAGATGATGTGCCGCAAGGAGAACCCGCCTCCAAGGTGGAGATCAAATTCCTGCTGGACAGCTACCATGTCTCCTATATTTACAACGCCAAGACCAGGGAGTACGAGCGCTTCGTCGGCAAGAAAGCCCATAAGGACAAGGATTCAGGAACCCAGCTGTCCGCGGAGAATATCGTAATCCTCGGGGCGGATCATCAGATTCTGGATAAGGTCGGCCGGCTCAGCGTAGATCTGAGTTCAGGCGGCAAGGCGGTCATGCTGCAGCGGGGCAGGGTGATTGAAGGCCAGTGGATACGGGCGAAGAATGATGTCATCCGGTTCGTGAAGGATGGGGCTGAGGTTCCCTTTTACCCGGGGAAGACGTACTTCAGCATTGTGCCGAACAGCCCGGGCTTTGACAGCCACATAACAATTACAAAGTGA
- a CDS encoding DUF47 family protein — protein sequence MRVKKKDIFFQTLENMAEAVVQAADYFAEKVSNFNDVEAFAKEMKVFENQCDNYTHTIIIELNKTFITPIERDDIMNLTTTLDDVLDGLEATASRFYMYNLGEPDAHIVNFAEILRTSAYEIQKAIRLLSQKKLLAIREHTIRLNDLENQGDELLRIAIKELFMKVTDPIELIKKKEIYERLETTTDACEHVANMLESIIMRNS from the coding sequence ATGCGAGTGAAAAAGAAAGATATCTTTTTCCAAACTTTAGAGAATATGGCGGAGGCAGTCGTACAAGCGGCTGATTATTTTGCCGAGAAAGTATCTAATTTTAATGATGTAGAAGCTTTTGCCAAAGAAATGAAGGTGTTCGAGAACCAGTGTGACAACTACACACATACGATCATCATCGAACTGAACAAGACGTTCATTACGCCGATCGAACGGGACGATATTATGAACCTGACGACAACGCTGGATGATGTTCTGGATGGCCTTGAAGCTACGGCTTCGCGCTTCTATATGTATAATCTGGGTGAACCGGACGCGCATATTGTGAACTTTGCCGAGATTCTCCGGACTTCCGCTTACGAGATCCAGAAGGCAATCCGTCTCTTGTCCCAGAAGAAGCTGCTGGCGATCCGCGAGCATACGATTCGTCTGAACGATCTGGAGAACCAGGGCGATGAGCTGCTTCGCATTGCGATTAAGGAGCTGTTCATGAAGGTAACCGACCCGATTGAGCTGATCAAGAAAAAAGAAATCTATGAACGCCTGGAGACGACCACAGATGCCTGCGAGCATGTAGCGAATATGCTGGAATCGATCATCATGCGCAATTCTTAA
- a CDS encoding inorganic phosphate transporter has translation MDTMFIVMLIVIILALAFDFINGFHDTANAIATSVSTRALKPRTAILLAAVMNFVGALVFTGVAKTIGGKVANPAELSNGLEILIATLLAAIIWNLITWWFGIPSSSSHALIGALAGAVYMGAGHDKVNWSGFRTIIEGLILSPLIAFALGFVVMTILKWIFAKRSPHTVNKGFRTMQIITAAMQAFTHGTNDAQKAMGIITFALVTAKYQSTMEVPMWVKIAAATAMALGTSVGGWKIIKTMGTKIFKIEPINGFAADISAATVIFGATLTNLPASTTHAITSSILGVGSAKRFSAVKWSVAGRILVSWVITIPISAVLAGIIVKLIV, from the coding sequence ATGGATACAATGTTTATTGTAATGCTGATTGTCATTATCTTGGCTCTCGCTTTCGACTTCATTAACGGCTTCCATGATACGGCGAATGCGATAGCTACCTCTGTGTCCACACGCGCGCTGAAGCCAAGAACCGCGATTCTGCTGGCAGCGGTCATGAACTTTGTGGGAGCGCTGGTCTTCACAGGCGTAGCCAAGACGATTGGGGGCAAGGTCGCCAACCCCGCGGAGCTCAGCAACGGGCTTGAAATTCTGATTGCAACGCTGCTTGCGGCGATTATATGGAATTTGATTACCTGGTGGTTCGGGATCCCGTCCTCCTCCTCTCATGCCCTGATCGGGGCTTTGGCAGGAGCGGTATACATGGGAGCTGGACATGACAAAGTCAACTGGAGCGGCTTCCGTACCATTATTGAAGGACTTATTTTGTCGCCGCTGATTGCTTTCGCACTTGGTTTCGTTGTCATGACTATTCTGAAATGGATCTTCGCCAAACGGAGTCCGCATACAGTGAATAAAGGCTTCCGTACGATGCAGATTATCACGGCTGCGATGCAGGCCTTTACCCACGGAACGAATGATGCGCAGAAGGCGATGGGGATCATTACCTTCGCGCTTGTGACAGCTAAGTATCAAAGCACGATGGAAGTGCCGATGTGGGTGAAGATTGCCGCGGCTACGGCGATGGCACTGGGCACCTCGGTTGGCGGCTGGAAGATTATCAAGACCATGGGCACGAAGATCTTCAAGATCGAGCCCATTAACGGCTTCGCCGCGGATATCTCAGCGGCTACGGTTATCTTCGGAGCAACCTTGACGAACCTGCCGGCGAGTACGACGCATGCGATTACATCTTCTATTCTCGGCGTGGGCTCAGCCAAGCGCTTCTCTGCGGTGAAATGGAGTGTAGCAGGCAGAATTCTCGTGTCGTGGGTGATTACGATTCCAATCTCTGCCGTACTGGCGGGAATCATCGTGAAGTTAATTGTCTAA
- the corA gene encoding magnesium/cobalt transporter CorA: protein MIRTLGVTHEHEIEENIPLEQLDSPKYAWVWTDFNEPTPEESALLETFFHFHPLAIEDCLHKLQRPKMDYYEDTEFLVVHALDADTLDTTELNLFIGQRGLVTYHHKDLQEVKAAWNKVKQRVHDRKIWARGPMAAAYLVIDELVDLYFPCVFAIEDELDELESKGGRESVEDLMNQVFDLRSRLLKLRRTIVPMRDLMYRMVNSVHIQGEREPRAYFTDIYDHLLKLTDMLEADREMTADLRDSYISLNSNRMNSIMKTLTVITTIFMPLTLIAGIYGMNFIHMPELNTKYGYFVVLGVMLALSMGMILWFQKRGWFK, encoded by the coding sequence ATGATACGTACACTGGGCGTTACACATGAACATGAGATCGAGGAGAACATCCCGCTGGAGCAGCTGGATAGTCCGAAATATGCCTGGGTGTGGACCGACTTCAATGAGCCGACTCCGGAGGAATCCGCACTTCTGGAGACTTTCTTCCATTTCCATCCACTGGCGATTGAGGATTGTCTTCATAAGCTGCAGAGGCCAAAAATGGATTACTACGAGGATACAGAGTTCCTGGTGGTGCACGCCTTGGATGCAGATACGCTGGATACAACGGAGCTCAATCTCTTCATTGGCCAGAGGGGCCTGGTGACCTATCATCATAAGGATCTGCAAGAAGTTAAGGCAGCCTGGAACAAGGTCAAGCAGCGGGTGCACGACCGGAAAATATGGGCCAGGGGTCCGATGGCCGCTGCATATCTTGTCATCGATGAGCTGGTCGATCTCTACTTTCCCTGCGTCTTCGCGATTGAGGATGAGCTGGACGAGCTCGAGAGCAAAGGCGGCCGTGAATCCGTCGAGGACCTCATGAACCAGGTCTTCGATCTGCGCAGCCGGCTCCTCAAGCTTAGACGGACCATTGTCCCTATGAGGGATCTCATGTACCGAATGGTGAACTCGGTGCATATTCAGGGGGAACGGGAGCCGAGAGCCTATTTCACCGATATCTATGATCATCTGCTTAAGCTGACGGATATGCTGGAAGCCGACCGCGAGATGACAGCGGATCTGAGAGACTCATATATCTCTCTTAACTCGAACCGGATGAACAGCATTATGAAGACGCTGACGGTGATCACGACCATCTTCATGCCGCTGACGCTGATAGCCGGCATCTATGGGATGAACTTCATTCATATGCCCGAGCTGAATACGAAATATGGTTATTTCGTTGTACTCGGTGTGATGCTGGCCTTAAGCATGGGTATGATTCTCTGGTTCCAGAAGCGCGGCTGGTTCAAATAA
- a CDS encoding YerC/YecD family TrpR-related protein, protein MQLKKLNDKSIDQLFEAILTLKNIEECYVFFDDLCTVNEIQSLSQRLEVARMLGKGCTYNQIEAETGASTATISRVKRCLNYGNDGYKMSLERLGR, encoded by the coding sequence GTGCAGCTTAAGAAGTTGAATGATAAAAGTATCGATCAATTATTCGAAGCAATACTTACACTTAAAAATATCGAGGAATGCTATGTCTTCTTCGACGACCTGTGCACCGTGAACGAGATTCAGTCGCTGTCCCAGCGTCTGGAGGTCGCGCGTATGCTTGGCAAGGGATGCACTTATAACCAGATCGAAGCGGAGACTGGCGCAAGTACGGCGACGATATCCCGGGTGAAGAGATGCCTGAATTACGGGAATGACGGTTACAAAATGTCGCTGGAACGCCTGGGACGATAA
- a CDS encoding CbiX/SirB N-terminal domain-containing protein, translating to MTVTKCRWNAWDDNLMKPGVLVISHGSRDAAWVRLVDESVAKLELPAEMPVVASFLEVVEGRLIQDGIDLLEEAGVTDMIVIPLFVSSGSTHIDEIAYALGVKAAPEKETDLEPFRVQSRVHFGDPIDDDPLIARMVWDKIKNQSAAPDKEVVLLVGHGSVHDGFRQRWERGIRALAEHVGEIGAVKHADYALLNPDSVGDKVRYWHEERGMDVLVAPLFLSEGYFTKKTIPSRLEGLECRYSGDTLLPHPLLTDWIKRQILTIMNSLTLL from the coding sequence ATGACGGTTACAAAATGTCGCTGGAACGCCTGGGACGATAATCTGATGAAGCCTGGAGTGCTTGTCATAAGTCACGGCTCCCGCGATGCCGCCTGGGTGCGGCTCGTAGATGAATCTGTAGCGAAGCTTGAGCTGCCGGCAGAAATGCCGGTCGTGGCTTCGTTTCTTGAGGTTGTAGAGGGCAGATTAATTCAAGACGGCATTGATCTTCTGGAAGAGGCGGGCGTGACGGATATGATCGTTATTCCGTTATTTGTCTCGTCAGGAAGTACACATATAGATGAAATAGCCTATGCGCTGGGAGTCAAAGCGGCTCCCGAGAAGGAGACGGATCTTGAGCCATTTCGGGTGCAGAGCCGTGTCCACTTTGGCGACCCGATCGATGACGATCCGCTAATTGCGCGTATGGTCTGGGACAAGATCAAGAACCAGTCTGCGGCGCCGGACAAGGAGGTCGTGCTTCTGGTCGGACATGGGAGCGTCCATGACGGGTTCCGTCAGCGCTGGGAACGCGGGATTCGTGCGCTTGCTGAGCATGTGGGCGAGATCGGCGCGGTGAAGCATGCGGATTATGCGCTGCTGAATCCGGACAGCGTAGGAGACAAGGTAAGATACTGGCATGAAGAGCGGGGCATGGATGTGCTGGTCGCGCCGCTGTTCCTGAGCGAGGGATATTTTACGAAGAAGACAATTCCTTCAAGACTTGAAGGGCTGGAGTGCCGCTATTCCGGTGACACGCTGCTGCCCCATCCGCTGCTGACTGACTGGATTAAGAGGCAGATATTGACTATAATGAATTCATTGACATTATTATAA
- a CDS encoding diacylglycerol kinase — protein MKRARLIYNPSSGREEMRRLLPDVLHRLDRAGIETSCFATEGEGDATREAGDAVDRGYDIIIAAGGDGTLNEVVNGMAGRENLPPLGVFPLGTTNDFARAMGISKRWEEYCDLVIENKTKYIDIGRVNGRHFVNIAGGGSLTELTYEVPSRLKTRIGQLAYYMKGIEKVASLSPTELVIKAEGQPQMHGEFMLFLIANSNSVGGFEKLAPGAVIDDGMFDVIAVKKCNLGEFLRLLTLALRGEHFNDPHVVYFKTNRMEVTSPASLVQLNLDGELGGELPGVFEMLPRHLRIFA, from the coding sequence ATGAAGAGAGCAAGGCTGATCTATAACCCGTCCTCTGGGCGGGAAGAAATGCGTCGCCTGTTACCGGATGTGCTGCATCGGCTGGACCGTGCAGGAATTGAGACCTCGTGCTTCGCCACAGAAGGCGAAGGGGATGCGACCCGCGAGGCTGGCGATGCTGTAGACCGCGGGTACGATATTATTATCGCCGCCGGCGGGGACGGCACGCTGAACGAGGTCGTCAACGGCATGGCCGGCCGGGAGAACCTGCCGCCGCTTGGCGTGTTCCCGCTGGGGACGACCAACGACTTCGCCCGCGCGATGGGGATCTCCAAGCGCTGGGAGGAGTACTGTGATCTGGTCATCGAGAACAAGACCAAATACATTGATATCGGCCGGGTGAACGGCCGTCACTTCGTGAACATTGCCGGCGGAGGCTCCCTGACGGAGCTGACCTACGAGGTGCCGAGCCGTCTGAAGACGCGTATCGGGCAGCTGGCCTATTATATGAAGGGCATCGAGAAGGTGGCGAGTCTGTCCCCGACCGAGCTCGTCATCAAGGCCGAAGGCCAGCCGCAGATGCACGGTGAGTTCATGCTCTTCCTGATCGCCAACAGCAACTCGGTTGGCGGGTTCGAGAAGCTTGCGCCGGGCGCGGTCATCGACGACGGCATGTTCGATGTCATTGCCGTCAAGAAGTGCAACCTTGGCGAGTTCCTGCGCCTGCTGACGCTCGCGCTGCGCGGCGAGCACTTCAATGATCCGCACGTCGTCTACTTCAAGACGAACCGGATGGAAGTGACTTCACCGGCGAGCCTGGTGCAGCTGAACCTGGATGGCGAGCTCGGAGGCGAGCTGCCTGGCGTGTTCGAGATGCTGCCGCGGCACTTGCGGATTTTTGCCTAG
- the rlmD gene encoding 23S rRNA (uracil(1939)-C(5))-methyltransferase RlmD, with the protein MNKQRGGKSENGSRSRRGGSAGARSSGGRRPEQGRGSAAVSADIAGLPVAKNDELDIEIIGMNHDGEGVGRADGYTLFVPGALPGEKARVKVLKTKKQYGYAKLLDVVRASTDRVAAPCAIYDKCGGCQLQHLSYEGQLAWKRQHVIDALERIGKLRVSGSRMGDGRGTEARSEAGEGALEAISGSVAGAGTEARPLPGAGAVNGANGILGANAGAGQASHENLVDDSNEGIVVLPTLGMSDPWRYRNKAQVPVGVLDGALVGGFYSKGSHRIVDMETCLIQHEHNDDVVNRVKEIGSSLGISAYNEETGRGLLRHVVVKKAFRTGEMMLVLVTNGRDIPHKDAWIGSIREQIPHVASICQNVNTKQTNVIFGDETRTLWGRDVIYDYIGDVQFAISARSFYQVNPVQTEVLYGKTVEYAGLTGKETVIDAYCGIGTISLFLAQHADQVYGVEIVKEAIEDARINAELNGMRNVKFEVGASEVVIPRWKEQGIEADVIVVDPPRKGCDPQLLDTILAMKPERVVYVSCNPSTLARDLRVLEDGGYRTVEVQPVDMFPHTVHVEAIAQLVLKGTVD; encoded by the coding sequence ATGAACAAGCAGCGGGGCGGAAAATCTGAGAATGGAAGCAGAAGCAGGCGTGGAGGTTCGGCCGGGGCTAGAAGCAGTGGGGGAAGGAGACCTGAGCAAGGACGTGGCTCAGCAGCGGTATCGGCTGACATTGCCGGCCTGCCGGTAGCGAAGAACGATGAGCTCGATATCGAGATCATTGGTATGAACCATGACGGTGAAGGCGTAGGCCGTGCCGACGGGTACACCTTATTTGTCCCTGGAGCCCTGCCCGGCGAGAAAGCGCGGGTCAAGGTGCTTAAGACGAAGAAGCAGTATGGCTATGCCAAGCTGCTTGACGTCGTGCGGGCGAGCACGGACCGCGTAGCTGCTCCGTGCGCGATCTACGACAAGTGCGGCGGCTGCCAGCTGCAGCACCTCAGCTACGAAGGCCAGCTGGCCTGGAAGCGCCAGCACGTGATCGATGCGCTGGAGCGGATCGGGAAGCTGCGGGTGAGCGGGAGTAGAATGGGAGATGGAAGAGGGACAGAGGCAAGATCGGAAGCTGGAGAAGGAGCATTAGAAGCAATATCTGGATCAGTAGCAGGAGCGGGGACAGAAGCAAGACCATTACCAGGGGCAGGAGCCGTTAATGGTGCCAATGGAATCTTGGGGGCTAATGCTGGAGCTGGACAAGCTAGTCATGAGAATTTAGTTGATGACTCGAACGAGGGAATTGTCGTTCTACCTACACTGGGCATGTCCGACCCATGGCGTTACCGCAACAAGGCACAGGTGCCTGTTGGCGTGCTGGATGGTGCACTGGTAGGTGGCTTTTACTCCAAGGGCAGTCACCGGATTGTCGACATGGAGACCTGCCTGATTCAGCACGAGCACAATGACGATGTTGTGAACCGTGTCAAAGAGATCGGCAGCAGCCTTGGAATCAGCGCCTACAACGAAGAGACAGGCCGTGGCCTGCTTCGTCATGTCGTAGTGAAGAAGGCATTTCGCACGGGTGAAATGATGCTGGTCCTTGTCACCAACGGACGGGACATTCCGCATAAGGATGCCTGGATTGGCAGCATCCGGGAACAGATTCCGCATGTCGCAAGCATCTGCCAGAACGTGAATACGAAGCAGACTAACGTGATTTTTGGAGACGAGACCCGTACCCTCTGGGGACGCGATGTAATCTACGATTACATTGGAGACGTGCAGTTCGCGATCTCAGCCAGATCGTTCTACCAGGTGAATCCGGTACAGACCGAAGTGCTGTACGGTAAGACTGTGGAGTACGCCGGACTCACAGGCAAAGAGACCGTAATCGATGCCTACTGCGGCATCGGGACCATTTCGTTGTTCCTTGCGCAGCATGCGGATCAGGTGTACGGTGTGGAAATCGTGAAGGAAGCTATAGAGGATGCAAGGATTAATGCGGAGCTTAACGGCATGCGCAATGTGAAGTTCGAAGTGGGAGCGTCAGAAGTCGTGATTCCCCGCTGGAAAGAGCAGGGGATTGAGGCGGATGTGATCGTGGTCGACCCGCCGCGTAAGGGGTGCGACCCGCAGCTGCTGGACACAATCCTGGCAATGAAGCCGGAGCGGGTGGTGTATGTGAGCTGCAACCCGTCGACCCTGGCGCGGGATTTGAGGGTACTGGAGGACGGCGGGTACCGGACGGTGGAGGTGCAGCCGGTGGATATGTTTCCGCATACGGTGCACGTTGAGGCGATAGCACAACTTGTTTTAAAAGGTACAGTCGATTAA
- a CDS encoding recombinase family protein, producing MKCVIYARVSTKREEQKNSLENQISLAERIAKEHGFTVVERYIDNGISGTGFKNRSEINRLLKDIKKKKFDVMIAKSVSRLGRNTSKSLRLADELEQAGVRLILPEDDYDTATSKSRFMFNLKAMLAEEESAKLSERTKLGQRERARKGNYKGSLPPFGYKIEQDTKQLIPDENTAPIVEEIFRLYLHEGWGLFTISNALMRREVATPRSASKASNAGNKWHQSTLKRILTNPVYTGKLVYCKEETTNALSKSETYKIRKKVDSENQVVIENTHSEIISEEDFNAVQILMKKKGKNKSNGKESLFAHIARCADCGSGMHFKPDRRKGAYVCGGYVKHTTSYCSSHIISENKLLELLKSDLQAMIKNTVKVERLYGIAEKKVNSLHSSLAKELKGVEREIDKLNNQFNSLLTLHSEGALTTEQFKQQNERLAHQLQELANQKTEIIASIELKKDNTEQLQAFKREIDRVAKLDIDDEQVLKQILHRLVHSIEIYEGEKVKIHYNLSPSF from the coding sequence ATGAAATGTGTAATTTATGCTCGTGTTAGTACAAAAAGAGAAGAACAGAAGAACAGTCTTGAAAATCAAATCTCATTAGCGGAGCGGATTGCTAAAGAACACGGTTTTACAGTAGTGGAACGTTATATTGATAACGGCATAAGTGGAACAGGCTTTAAAAATCGCTCTGAAATCAACCGCTTATTAAAAGACATTAAAAAGAAAAAATTCGATGTGATGATTGCAAAATCCGTTTCTCGTCTAGGTCGTAACACCTCCAAAAGTTTGCGTTTAGCAGATGAACTTGAACAAGCAGGAGTCAGATTAATACTCCCCGAGGATGACTATGACACAGCTACAAGCAAAAGCAGATTTATGTTTAACTTGAAAGCTATGCTAGCGGAAGAAGAGAGTGCAAAGCTGTCTGAGCGTACAAAGTTAGGTCAAAGAGAAAGAGCAAGAAAAGGAAATTACAAAGGCTCTTTACCTCCTTTCGGTTACAAGATTGAGCAAGACACTAAACAGCTTATTCCTGATGAGAATACCGCTCCTATTGTAGAGGAAATCTTTAGACTATACCTGCATGAAGGGTGGGGACTTTTTACAATCAGTAACGCATTAATGCGAAGAGAAGTTGCAACTCCGAGAAGTGCTTCTAAGGCTAGTAATGCAGGTAACAAATGGCACCAAAGTACCCTTAAACGCATATTAACTAATCCTGTTTATACAGGAAAGTTAGTGTATTGTAAAGAAGAGACCACTAACGCTTTGTCAAAATCTGAAACTTACAAAATCCGTAAGAAAGTAGACTCTGAAAATCAAGTTGTAATTGAGAATACTCATTCAGAAATTATTAGTGAAGAGGATTTCAATGCCGTTCAAATCCTTATGAAGAAGAAAGGTAAGAACAAGAGCAACGGAAAAGAAAGTCTTTTTGCTCATATTGCAAGGTGTGCGGATTGTGGAAGTGGAATGCACTTTAAACCAGATCGTAGAAAAGGGGCTTATGTTTGTGGGGGCTATGTTAAGCATACTACGTCTTATTGCTCTTCACATATCATAAGTGAGAATAAGTTACTTGAATTATTAAAGAGTGATTTACAAGCAATGATAAAGAATACCGTAAAGGTAGAACGTCTTTATGGCATTGCGGAAAAGAAAGTCAACTCTTTGCATTCCTCTCTAGCAAAGGAGCTAAAAGGTGTGGAAAGAGAAATTGATAAGCTAAACAATCAGTTCAACAGTTTGCTTACTCTTCACTCAGAGGGCGCCTTAACTACTGAACAGTTTAAGCAACAGAATGAACGATTAGCCCACCAGTTGCAAGAACTAGCCAACCAAAAGACCGAAATAATAGCTTCTATAGAATTAAAAAAGGATAATACAGAGCAACTTCAAGCATTCAAGCGGGAAATTGACCGTGTAGCAAAACTTGATATTGATGACGAGCAAGTCTTAAAACAGATTTTACATCGACTTGTTCACTCAATAGAAATATACGAGGGAGAAAAGGTTAAAATCCACTATAACCTCTCCCCCTCTTTCTAA
- a CDS encoding DNA cytosine methyltransferase: MRVIDLFSGCGGISLGFKRAGFDIIMGIDNNTPALETFKENFPEAEIFNGDISQLDPFDVMERLNIRQGELECLVGGPPCQGFSKNVPARNRFFDDERNLLVTHFLRFVEAIRPKMVLMENVAELAKAYQNGYTEIIIGELQRLGYHAEWNKLLAADYGVPQMRRRAFFLASRISDDSLFPDPTHSSDVNNVDLFNYDVSPYVNVWEAISDLPSLNHGEGEDVMEYPSEPLTYYQHLMRQESYGYLYNHKARKLSDIQFQRISSISEGQGIKDLPDELRPKSGYSGAYGRLWRDKPAPTITCWVFHPGSGRFSHPIDERVITIREAARIQSFDDGFKFVGSYNEQSRQVGNAVPPLLVKKIALQFRGILITQTNHV, from the coding sequence ATGAGAGTTATAGATTTATTTAGTGGTTGTGGAGGCATATCATTAGGATTTAAGAGAGCAGGTTTTGACATAATAATGGGGATTGATAATAATACTCCTGCGTTAGAAACATTTAAAGAAAATTTCCCAGAAGCAGAGATTTTTAATGGGGATATTTCTCAATTAGACCCATTTGATGTGATGGAGAGGTTGAATATTAGACAAGGTGAACTAGAATGTTTAGTAGGCGGCCCACCATGTCAAGGATTTTCCAAAAATGTACCTGCAAGGAATAGATTTTTCGATGATGAAAGAAATTTATTAGTTACTCATTTTTTAAGATTTGTTGAAGCGATAAGACCTAAGATGGTGTTAATGGAAAATGTAGCAGAACTTGCAAAGGCATATCAGAACGGATACACAGAGATTATTATTGGGGAATTACAACGGTTAGGTTATCATGCAGAATGGAATAAATTATTGGCTGCTGATTACGGTGTTCCACAAATGAGAAGAAGAGCGTTCTTTTTGGCGAGTAGAATAAGTGATGACTCATTATTTCCAGATCCAACCCATTCATCTGATGTAAATAATGTAGATTTATTTAATTACGATGTTTCGCCATACGTAAATGTATGGGAGGCCATTTCTGATTTACCCTCATTAAACCATGGAGAGGGAGAAGATGTTATGGAGTATCCTTCCGAGCCCTTAACGTACTATCAACATTTAATGAGGCAAGAGAGCTATGGGTATTTATATAATCATAAAGCAAGGAAGTTATCTGATATACAATTTCAGAGGATTTCATCAATAAGTGAAGGACAAGGTATTAAAGATTTACCTGATGAACTAAGACCAAAATCGGGATACAGTGGAGCCTATGGTAGATTGTGGAGGGATAAACCTGCTCCAACTATAACTTGTTGGGTTTTTCATCCTGGTTCAGGTAGATTTTCACATCCTATTGATGAAAGAGTGATAACTATAAGGGAAGCGGCAAGAATACAATCTTTTGATGATGGTTTTAAATTTGTTGGTTCTTATAATGAACAATCTAGACAAGTTGGAAATGCAGTACCACCATTACTTGTTAAAAAAATTGCACTTCAATTTAGGGGTATTCTTATTACTCAAACTAACCACGTATAA
- a CDS encoding helix-turn-helix transcriptional regulator, translating to MISNAILKVLGETIRQRRSDLNISQEKFAEMCNVHRTYISQIERGLKSVSVKILFSLAENLNTTPSELIKEIEKKLNEKE from the coding sequence ATGATATCAAATGCTATTTTAAAAGTGTTAGGGGAAACAATTCGACAAAGACGAAGCGATTTAAATATATCCCAAGAAAAATTCGCTGAAATGTGTAATGTTCATCGCACCTATATAAGCCAAATTGAAAGAGGTTTAAAAAGTGTTTCAGTAAAAATTCTCTTTTCTTTAGCGGAGAATTTAAACACTACTCCAAGTGAGTTAATAAAGGAAATTGAGAAAAAGTTAAACGAAAAGGAGTAA
- a CDS encoding helix-turn-helix domain-containing protein: MILNELGKLHSVEEISALLSVEEQTVYKWVREGKLKALKLAGTTLRVPDTELEKFILQALYYNSKGVKSL; the protein is encoded by the coding sequence ATGATACTCAATGAATTAGGAAAACTTCACTCAGTCGAAGAAATTTCAGCACTTCTAAGTGTAGAAGAACAGACTGTTTACAAGTGGGTTAGAGAAGGAAAGCTGAAAGCATTGAAACTAGCTGGTACAACACTTAGAGTCCCTGACACTGAACTAGAAAAATTCATTTTACAGGCACTCTATTACAATTCTAAGGGGGTAAAGTCTCTATGA